Genomic window (Pseudomonas sp. L5B5):
CGCGATCGTTACATCCTCGACGGCATCATTACCCTGGTCGATGCTGCACACGCCGAATTCCACCTGACCCAGACCATTGCCCAGGCGCAGATCGGCTTTGCCGATCGGCTGCTGGTGAGCAAGCGCGACCTGGTGGACGAGGCCTCGTTCGAGGCCCTCTGCCAGCGCCTGACGCGGATCAACCGCCGGGCATCGATCCATGTGGTGGACCACGGCAACATCGAGCTGGCGCAGTTGCTGGACGTGCGCGGCTTCAACCTCAATGCCGACCTGGGCGGCGGCATCAGCCTGCGCCCGGTGAGCAAGGCACCCTCGCTGGACCGTATCGCCAGCCTGGTGCTGCGTACCGAGCAGGCCCTGGACCTGGAGCGCCTGAGCGAGTTCATGAATGAACTGCTGGAAGACCATGGCAAGCAGTTGCTGCGCTACAAGGGCGTGCTGAATGTCATCGACGAGCCCCGGCGCATGGTGTTCCAGGGGGTGCTCAAACTCTATGGCTTCGACTGGGACACCGAGTGGGCCGAGGGTGAAACCCGCGAGAGCGTCATGGTGTTCATCGCCGACGACCTGCCGGAAGAGAAGATCCGCCAGGGGTTTGCGCGGATGCTGGCCGGCTGAGGCTGCTGGCCGCTGGCTGTTCTTCCAGTCCCTTGAGCACGCGCAGTTGCAGATGCTCCAGGTGCTGCTGCATCAGCGCCTGGGCCGCGCCGGTATCGGCTTGCAGCAAGGCATCGACGATGGCGGCATGTTCCTGCCAGGCGCAGGGATGCAGGGCGCGATCCGCAAGCTGGGCGATGGCCAGGGATGTCAGGGGCACCAGGCTGCCGAGGAAGCGGGCCAAAGGAGCGTTGTCGGCGATCTGTGCCAGTCGCAGGTGAAACTCCCCTGAGAGGCGAATCGCCGGGCCATGCCGGTGTTGCTCGATGGCCTCGCGCTCGCGCACAACCAGCTCGCGCAGGGGCTTCAGGCGGCTGTGGGGCTGCTGGCAGGCCAGGTGCACCAGGGCGTTTTCCGCCAGGCACCGGGCATGCAGGACCTGCCGGGTCTGTTCCCGGTCCGGCGCGGCCACTTGGGGGCGCTGGTTCGGGCGCAGGATGATCACTTGCTGGTGGGCCAGGCGCGCGAGCACCTGGCGGATGATGCTGCGACTGACGCCGAAGGTCTGGCCCAGGCTGTCTTCGGTGAAGCGACTGCCGGGGGCGATGCGCTGTTCGAGGATGGCCTCGAAGATCTGCGGGTAGACATCGTCCACCAGCAGCTTTTTTTCCCCACGCTGGCGCAGGCTGGCCACCGGGGTGAAGCAAGGGTCTTGCAGGGCGTGGCTGGCCATGACCGTTCTCCAGTGCAGTGGCTGATACGAGAGGGATTACTGGATGTTCGAATCCAGCCGATCGTCCGGGATATCCAGTTCGATGCCCATGCGCTGGCCTTCCTGGAGGATGTGCCGGCGCATTTCGGCACTGGCCTGGGCGCTGTTGCGGTTGCGGATCGCCCGCACCACCGCTTCGTTTTCCTCCAGGCGCTCGGCCAGGTGCTCAGGTGAATTGCGCAGGATCTGCGCGCTTTGCCTGAGAGCGTTGCTGGTCTGCTGCACCACGTTCTGGAAGATCGG
Coding sequences:
- a CDS encoding GntR family transcriptional regulator, producing MASHALQDPCFTPVASLRQRGEKKLLVDDVYPQIFEAILEQRIAPGSRFTEDSLGQTFGVSRSIIRQVLARLAHQQVIILRPNQRPQVAAPDREQTRQVLHARCLAENALVHLACQQPHSRLKPLRELVVREREAIEQHRHGPAIRLSGEFHLRLAQIADNAPLARFLGSLVPLTSLAIAQLADRALHPCAWQEHAAIVDALLQADTGAAQALMQQHLEHLQLRVLKGLEEQPAASSLSRPASAQTPGGSSLPAGRRR
- the yjiA gene encoding GTPase, translated to MGDPVLHNPVPVTVLSGFLGAGKTTLLRHLLKAEHGLKLAVIENEFSDAGIDSQLLGDEPVQVMTLSNGCVCCTIHTDLSKALYLLLERLDSGEIAFDRLVIECTGLADPAPVAQTFFIDEELRDRYILDGIITLVDAAHAEFHLTQTIAQAQIGFADRLLVSKRDLVDEASFEALCQRLTRINRRASIHVVDHGNIELAQLLDVRGFNLNADLGGGISLRPVSKAPSLDRIASLVLRTEQALDLERLSEFMNELLEDHGKQLLRYKGVLNVIDEPRRMVFQGVLKLYGFDWDTEWAEGETRESVMVFIADDLPEEKIRQGFARMLAG